In the Saccharococcus thermophilus genome, TTAATTTTGACGCCAGGAGGAACCGATAAATCATTTAAATCAAATTCTTCTTCTTTTGTTAAATCGTCAATGTCAGGATCTGCTTCTAAATCAGATTCACTAATAACCTCAATTCCTTGGTCAGCCAAGTATTCGTAATATTCGTCCATTTGATCCGAATCAAGATCAAAGCCGGACAAACGTTCAGCGATTTCTTCATACGTTAAGATACCGCGTTTTTTGCCAAGCTCGGTTAGCTGTTCCTTTACTTGTTCAAGGGTTGCGTCTGCATCGGCTTGTTTCGAACGAGCTGGTTTTTCAGCCATTTCACTACCTCCTTTTTAAAACTTATATCACCATGTTATGAAGAAGATAACATCTTCTTCATATCAATAATTTCTTTCGCAATGCGCGCAGCAGTTAGAAAGTCTTTTTTTCGTTCTGCTTCTGCCTTTTCTTGCTCTTTTTCTTTTAGCATTAACCATTTCGGATAATTCAACACATGCCTTATATAATCATTCAGCTCCTGATCCGAAATTTCGTCAGTAATCAATAATAGCGAAAGCTCGGTTGCCAGCGGCTTCAAGTCATCAGGCAGACGCGAAAGCAACAAGCTGACATTCGGTTCATTTCCTTCTTCGTAAAAAGCGTAAATATAAGCAGCAATCGCTCGATGTTCTTCGAGATTGAATCTGCCTGCGATCTTTTCCTGAACAACCATCGCGACATCACGATTTTGCAGCATATGGGCAAGCAACATTCTCTCCGCATTTTGAAATGCAGGAAGAAGCTTTTTTTGCAGCAGCGGTTTTGGTGCTGCTTCCCGGTCTATAGGATCAGAATGCTTGACTGCATCTCTATAGCGGTTTAACTGCTCCTGCAAGGCGGTCAGCGAAAGGGAAAACTCATCGGCCAACTGCCGTAAATAGTAGTCCCATTCAATCGGATTCGGCAGCTTGCTGATTTCACGAAGCACTTCCTCGATATAACGGATTTTATCATTTTCATTCTGCAAGTTTTTTCCCTTGCGAAAATACATCATTTTAAACGTCATCAGCGAGCTGCTAGCATCAATAATATCACGCTGAAACCGCGCCGCACCATATTTCCTTATATATTCATCCGGGTCGAGTCCATCGGGAATTGTGGCGACTTTCACATGACAGCCTGCATCCGCTAACAGCTTTGCGGCCCGGAATGTCGCTTCTATTCCCGAAGCATCGCCATCATAGCAAATAATGACTGTATCGACATTGCGTCGAAGGATGCGCGCATGCTCTTCTGTCAATGCCGTGCCCATCGTTGCCACCGAATGGGCTACACCTGCCTGTACGGCGGAAATAACATCCGCAAACCCCTCTAATAGGACGGCTTCTTGATGCTTTCGAATATGTAGGCGCGCTTGATGAAAATTGTATAAAATGGTTCCCTTATGAAAAATGGGTGTTTCTGGGCTGTTTAAATATTTCGGCTGACCTTCTCCGAGCAGTCTGCCTGAAAAACCGACTGCATCCCCATGATGATTATGAATGGGAAACATGATACGATGGCGAAAACGATCGACATAGCCGCCGTTTTCTTTGCGGATGATCAACCCGGCTTTTTCCATCAGGCTAGGCGAAAAGCCGCGCCCTAACAAAAGTTTGGCGGCAAAATCCCATGAGTCAGGCGCATAGCCGATTTCAAACTGATCGATCATCTCCCTTGTCCATCCGCGCGCCTGCAAATAATCAAATGCTTCCTGCCCTTCCTTTGTATTTACAAGCAAATGATGGTAAAATTTTTTCAAAAGCGCATGCGCTTCGATCATCATTTTTGTTTCGCCTGCGTCGGTACGATGGGGTTTATCGCCATCGTCCAGCTTGAAAGCGGACAAATCCACGTTTGCCCTCACGGCCAGCCGTTGAACCGCTTCGATAAAGGTGAGACCTTCTATATCCATTAAAAACGAGAATACATTTCCTCCGGCACCGCAACCGAAACAATGAAAAATTTGTTTTTCTGGAGAAACCGAAAACGATGGGGTTTTCTCCCCATGAAACGGACATAATCCAAAGTAATTACGTCCTTGTTTTTTTAACTGGACGTAATCGCTAATCACATCCACGATGTCGACGTTACGGCGAATTTCTTCAATCGTTTCTTCGGGAATACGATACCCCATATGAACAACTCCGTATCTTATTATTCTCGGATCTGCGTCTATTTTCCTTTGAGTTTCGACAAAATTTTTTCGAAATTTTGCCGAAAGAGACGACGATCACGATCGGAAAACTGCTTCATTCCTTTCGGGTACACCCCTTGCTTTCGCATTTTGGCATGAAGATAACGATGATGAAGGGCATTTTCCATCTCTTCCTCTTTATACACCTTTCCGCGTGGAGAGATGACATGCACACCGCGGTTCACCAGCATGCTTGCCAACCCGATATCTTGCGTCACCACCACATCTCCGCTTGCCGCATGGTTTAAAATATACAAATCCACCGCTTCCTTTTCGGCATCGACATATACCCACTTCATCTGCTGCAACGGAGAAAAGTGGTTGTACGAAGAAATAAATACACTTGGTACATTATATTGCGAAGCAATGGAGAAAATTTCACTTTTTATTGGGCAAGCATCCGCATCTACAAAAACAGTTGGTCCCACTGTCTCTATCTGACTGCTATCGCCATCAGTCGCGTTCCTGACTTGGATAGGGCTAATCGAGCAACCAGACTTACACCTCCTATTATTCTACACCGTTCTTGAAAATCCTTCTTTTCCCCCCATATAATGAACGAATTTTGTCGAAAAAGATTTTGCACTTTCTCTTGACAAACAACTTATAAACTGTAGATGAGCAAATTCACTAACATAAATTTACATCCATACAAAAAAGGAGACATGAACCCGATTCCTTGATTAGAATAGATGTGTCACCAAACCATTCTCAAGGAGGTTCATGTCTCATGAATAGACTACCACATCACCAAGGAATCGACAAGTTTTTCGCAATGTTGGGGCTGGCCCTTTATTTCTCTAAGCCGGTCATGAAGCATCTCATTCATATTATCGATGCGCTGACAACGAAAGGATTTGCGGGAACCTTGACCGATCTGCATCACGAGAGCTTTCATCCCAACCATCGAACGACACTGAGCCATTTTTTCACGAAAAGCCCTTGGGATGAAGAAATCTTGCTTCGCAAACTCCAGCAGTGGATGCTTCGTCATGTGGAACGAACGGCCAAGCGAGAGAATCACCCCATTTTTGTTTCGATCGATGATACGATCTGCCGAAAAACGAAGCCTTCGTCACAGGCGAAACACGCTATTGAAGGGTGTAATTGGCATTATTCTCACGCGGACAAAAAGTCGATTTGGGGACACTCTCTCGTCTGGCTCATGGTTCATACGATGACGCAAGCCTTTCCCTTTGCGTTTCGCCTCTACGACAAGGCGGATGGGAAAAGCAAGGGTCAATGGGCCATCGAGATGCTTTCTTCTTTGGATGTGCACGGTTCTGTTTATGTGCTGATGGATTCTTGGTACCCATCGAAAACACTCGTGGAAGCCTGCCTGAAAAAAGGATTCCACGTCATTGCGATGCTCAAGACGAATCGGGTTCTCTATCCAAAAGGCATTGCGATCCAAGCCAAGCAGTTTGCACGCTACATCGAACCGAAAGACACCCATCTCGTCACGGTGGGAGAAGAGCGTTATCGCGTGTATCGCTACGAGGGAGCGCTGAAAGGTCTCGATGATGCCGTTGTGTTGTTGGCTTGGAAAGCCGATCAGCCGATGACACCTGAACATCTTCACTGCGTCTTGAGCACCGACCGGGAGCTAAGCGATGAAGAGATCTTGCGCTACTATGCCCAGCGTTGGTCGATCGAATGCTTTTTTCGACAAGCGAAAGACCAGCTGAAGCTCGATGGGTACCGCGTTCGTCAACGTCGGGCGGTGAAACGGTATTGGATCTTGGTGCAACTCGCTTATGTGTACAGTATGGTCGAATCCAACAGCGATTTCTCTACCGGGCTTGACTTCCTTCGAAAGAAGAAAGGACATAGCCTCGTGGAGTTTATTTACGATGCAGCCAAACAAGATATTCCCATTGATGTCGTTAAAAAACAGCTTCATGTGGCATAAGGGGTACTCCGTTTGTCTCTTTTTACATGGTAATTATTGTAATGAAAATTGCTCAACTACAGTTATAAATAGTTTAATCGTCTTTTACTCGCTCTAAACCTATATTGTGCATTTTCCCGCAATTTTTTATTATAATACAAATGGTGAAAATACGCTATAAAAAAGTAAAAGCACAGTTCACATGACTGTGAATGTGCTATAGTTTTCTTTTTTTCATAATAATGCTTGCTGTCTCTTCCACTGCTTTATTCGTCACATCGATTACATCGCAGCCGATTTTCGCGATGATCTCATCAAAATAAGCCAGTTCTTCTTTAATGCGGTCCATATTGGCATAAATAGCCTAGTCGTTTAATCCAAGCGATTTTAGACGCTCGCGACGAATCGAAAGCAACTTTTCCGGACTAATTTTTAAACCAAAACATTTTTCGCTCGGCACTTGGAAAAGCTGCTCCGGCGGCTCGACTTCCGGTACGATCGGCACATTGGCCACCTTTAGCCGTTTGTGGGCCAAATATTGCGATAGCGGCGTTTTCGAAGTGCGCGATACGCCAATTAAAACGATGTCAGCACGCAAAATTCCCCGTGGGTCGCGCCCGTCATCATATTTGACTGCAAATTCAATCGCTTCAATTTTCTTGAAATAATCCTCATCCAATACACGCACTTGTCCCGGCTCATATCTTGGTGTCAATTGAAACAAATCGCTCATTTTTTCAATTAGCGGTCCGATAATATCATATGCCATCACTCCTTCGCGCGCCGCTTCCTCAATAAGAAACTGGCGCATCTCCGGAACAACGAGGGTAAAGGCGATAATTCCTTGATTCATTTTCGCTAGCGCCACCACGTCGGCCAGCGTCGTTTTATCTTCTACATACGGTACACGTTTGATCTGAATATGGGTGCTATAAAACTGGCTTGCTGCCGCTCTTACTACAAGTTCCGCCGTTTCCCCTCCTGAATCGGAAACAACATAAACAAGGCGTTGATCCATCTTTCTCCTCCTTTTTCTCCTATAACAAATCGTCTTTTGCTAGCGCAACAAACGCCTTTGTCATATTTGTTTTCGTTATTCGCCCAATGACTTCATAACCTTTCTCCGTTTTCCGCACGACCGGCATAGCGTCGATTTGCTTTTCAATTAGCCGCTCCGCTACTTCAATAAGAGGATCGTCTTTATAACAAACCGCTATATTTGGCATTCTCGTCATAATGATATTGACAGGTATCGTCGTCAACTCCTGTTTGCCAATGCTTGCACGAAGCAAGTCTTTCCGTGATAGTACACCCACTAGCAGTGATTCATCGTCAACGACAAACAATGTGCCAACATCTTCGAGAAACATCGTCACAATCGCATCATATACGCTTACATTTTCATTGACAACAACTGGAATCGACTGGTAATCAGCGACCTTTATCTTTTTTATTTTATCGGCCAGTAACTGAGATCCTGTTTTTCCTGTATAAAAATACCCCACCCGAGGCCGTGCTTCCAAATAGCCCGCCATCGTTAAGATCGCCAGATCCGGACGCAATGTGGCCCTCGTTAAATTCAATTTCTCGGCAATGCTCTCTCCCGTAATCGGGCCATGATCTTTCACAATCTGCAAAATTTGCTCTTGGCGTTTATTCAGTTCGATCGTTGCTCACCACCTTACGCAAAAGCTATATCAGTTTAACTCGAAGATTAGACCTCTGATCATAAGAAGTTGTCATAGATTTTCGACTGTCACGCTAATGCGTGACAGTCGATGATCCTTTGATAAAAGCGCAAAGGATGGAACGCCAGGTTACATCATTATTATACTACACTCCGTTTCTAAGGAGAAAATTTTGTATGCGGAAAGATAACTAATGATCGCTTGTATTTTCGTTGTTTTCATTACGGTTTCCCGTGTTTGGGCCAGATGAACTTATCACTTTTAATTCATCAATTTGCTTTAAAAAACGTTTCGTTTTCAGCGACAATCCGGAATATTCGTCATAATAGGAAGAAATGACGGTACGAAGTTCTCGCTTCGTTCTTTCTTTTACAGAAATAGTTCCTAGCCTTGATATATCGATGTAATAAAACAAGCGCAACAGTCGGACAGCGGCTGCAGAAAGCGGAATGCGGTGCGGATCGGCAGCCTCGCAACGATGGCAAAGAAAACCGGCTTCCCTCACTGAAAAAGAAAAATTTCCTTCCGTTCGGTTGCATATTGCACAACGATCTAATGTCGGGGGAATCCCCATCACTGATAACATTTTCACCTCATAAATACAAGTGAGAATCTCTAAATCGCGCCCTTCGTTCATATATTGTAATGTCTGCAGGAGCAGCTCAAATAAATACGGATTGCGCTTTTGCTCCTCGGTGATTTTATCAGTCAGCTCTACAATATAGGATGCATATGCTGCAGTGAAAATATCTTCGCGGATGGTGCGCATCGAATCAATGATCTCCCCTTGATGCAGCACTCCAACCCCGCGGCTTCTGCGGATTAAGTAGTGGCCATATGTAAACGGTTGTGTAACAGCAGAAAGGCGGCTGCTTGGCTTTTTCGCTCCACGCGCCATCGCAGCCACCTTTCCCCATTCTCTCGTGAAGAAGGTAACGATTTTATTTGTTTCGCCATAATCGACTGTACGGATAACAATTGCTTCACATTTTTCAAACAAGCGTATCACCACCGATTTACGAGAACACCCATCAAAAAATAGGCTGATCGACTTCCTCTAGTTCCGTTTCCTGTTTATCGCCGCTAGGCTGTTGCTCTCTTTCCAGTTCTTTAAAAAGAAGATATGTGTCAATATTGCCCGTTTGGCTAAATAATTTCCAAGTAAATTCAATCATGGAACCACACCTCTTTCCGCCTTGCAGCATTGCTTGTTTTCCCGTCTAATCATAGATTGACTCCGACATCAAATGTTTATGTTGCGTAAAATTTTCTAATTAATACTCCTCTTCCCGGAATCCGAAGTCACGCAACTGGGCGAGACGATTGCGCCAATCTTTTTGCACTTTGACCCATAGCTCCAAAAATACTTTTGATCCAAGAAGAGCTTCAATATCCATGCGCGCCCGCTGTCCAATTTCTTTTAACATCCGTCCTTGCTTTCCAATGATGATCCCTTTTTGCGAATCGCGCTCTACGATAATGACGGCACCGACATAGACGGTGTCACTATCCTCGCGCCGCTCAATTCTTTCCACTACGACAGCAATGGAATGCGGAACTTCTTCACGCGTTAAGTGAAGCGCTTTCTCACGAATCAACTCCGCGATAATAAACTGTTCCGGATGATCGGTGATTTGGTCAGGCGGATAATATTGTGGACCTTCCGGCAAATATTTTTTAATTTGCAGAACCAAGTTCTCTACATTGTTTCCTTGCAATGCGGAAATCGGAACAATCTCGGCGAACGGATAAAGGTTTTTATATTGATCGATAAGCGGCAATAAATCATCCGGATGAACTTTATCAATTTTATTCATTACTAGAAACACTGGGGTATTCACTTCTTTAAGCCGTTCAATAATAAATGCGTCGCCGCGTCCAAATCCTTCTTCGACATTAACCATAAACAAGATAAGGTCGACTTCCCTTAACGCGTTCAACGCCACCTTCATCATAAAGTCGCCAAGCTTATGTTTCGGCTTATGCACTCCTGGCGTATCAATAAAAATAATTTGCGCATCATCCGTCGTGTAAACACCTTGAATTTTATTTCGTGTCGTTTGCGGCTTATCGCTCATAATTGCGATTTTTTGACCAATGACACGGTTTAAAAACGTGGATTTTCCTACGTTTGGTCTTCCGACAATCGCTACGAATCCTGATTTATATCCTTCCTTATTCATACATATCCTCCGCTGAAAAAGCTTGTGGTAATAGTTCTTTCACCGTTAGCTCCATGATATCGCCGTTTAAATTAGCCAAGATTACTTTCATATCGCTTGGACATAGCTCAGAAATAACTTGACGACAGGCGCCACAAGGGGGGACTGGCCGGGGCGTATCGGCAATCACCGCCAGAGCGGCGAATTCCTTATCCCCTTCCGAATACGCCTTAAAAAGCGCCGTTCGTTCCGCACAATTGCACATGCTGTAAGCAGCGTTTTCAATATTGCAACCGCGGTACACTTTTCCGTCTTTGGTTAATAAAGCGGCGCCAACTTTAAATTTCGAATAAGGAACGTAGGCATATTCTCGTGCTTTTTTTGCTTCTTCGATGAGTTCATTCATTTTCAACATTTCTCTTCCTTTCTCG is a window encoding:
- a CDS encoding YqzL family protein, whose product is MIEFTWKLFSQTGNIDTYLLFKELEREQQPSGDKQETELEEVDQPIF
- a CDS encoding helix-turn-helix transcriptional regulator; amino-acid sequence: MELNKRQEQILQIVKDHGPITGESIAEKLNLTRATLRPDLAILTMAGYLEARPRVGYFYTGKTGSQLLADKIKKIKVADYQSIPVVVNENVSVYDAIVTMFLEDVGTLFVVDDESLLVGVLSRKDLLRASIGKQELTTIPVNIIMTRMPNIAVCYKDDPLIEVAERLIEKQIDAMPVVRKTEKGYEVIGRITKTNMTKAFVALAKDDLL
- a CDS encoding IS701 family transposase, producing MNRLPHHQGIDKFFAMLGLALYFSKPVMKHLIHIIDALTTKGFAGTLTDLHHESFHPNHRTTLSHFFTKSPWDEEILLRKLQQWMLRHVERTAKRENHPIFVSIDDTICRKTKPSSQAKHAIEGCNWHYSHADKKSIWGHSLVWLMVHTMTQAFPFAFRLYDKADGKSKGQWAIEMLSSLDVHGSVYVLMDSWYPSKTLVEACLKKGFHVIAMLKTNRVLYPKGIAIQAKQFARYIEPKDTHLVTVGEERYRVYRYEGALKGLDDAVVLLAWKADQPMTPEHLHCVLSTDRELSDEEILRYYAQRWSIECFFRQAKDQLKLDGYRVRQRRAVKRYWILVQLAYVYSMVESNSDFSTGLDFLRKKKGHSLVEFIYDAAKQDIPIDVVKKQLHVA
- the era gene encoding GTPase Era, producing MNKEGYKSGFVAIVGRPNVGKSTFLNRVIGQKIAIMSDKPQTTRNKIQGVYTTDDAQIIFIDTPGVHKPKHKLGDFMMKVALNALREVDLILFMVNVEEGFGRGDAFIIERLKEVNTPVFLVMNKIDKVHPDDLLPLIDQYKNLYPFAEIVPISALQGNNVENLVLQIKKYLPEGPQYYPPDQITDHPEQFIIAELIREKALHLTREEVPHSIAVVVERIERREDSDTVYVGAVIIVERDSQKGIIIGKQGRMLKEIGQRARMDIEALLGSKVFLELWVKVQKDWRNRLAQLRDFGFREEEY
- the dnaG gene encoding DNA primase, which encodes MGYRIPEETIEEIRRNVDIVDVISDYVQLKKQGRNYFGLCPFHGEKTPSFSVSPEKQIFHCFGCGAGGNVFSFLMDIEGLTFIEAVQRLAVRANVDLSAFKLDDGDKPHRTDAGETKMMIEAHALLKKFYHHLLVNTKEGQEAFDYLQARGWTREMIDQFEIGYAPDSWDFAAKLLLGRGFSPSLMEKAGLIIRKENGGYVDRFRHRIMFPIHNHHGDAVGFSGRLLGEGQPKYLNSPETPIFHKGTILYNFHQARLHIRKHQEAVLLEGFADVISAVQAGVAHSVATMGTALTEEHARILRRNVDTVIICYDGDASGIEATFRAAKLLADAGCHVKVATIPDGLDPDEYIRKYGAARFQRDIIDASSSLMTFKMMYFRKGKNLQNENDKIRYIEEVLREISKLPNPIEWDYYLRQLADEFSLSLTALQEQLNRYRDAVKHSDPIDREAAPKPLLQKKLLPAFQNAERMLLAHMLQNRDVAMVVQEKIAGRFNLEEHRAIAAYIYAFYEEGNEPNVSLLLSRLPDDLKPLATELSLLLITDEISDQELNDYIRHVLNYPKWLMLKEKEQEKAEAERKKDFLTAARIAKEIIDMKKMLSSS
- the recO gene encoding DNA repair protein RecO; the encoded protein is MFEKCEAIVIRTVDYGETNKIVTFFTREWGKVAAMARGAKKPSSRLSAVTQPFTYGHYLIRRSRGVGVLHQGEIIDSMRTIREDIFTAAYASYIVELTDKITEEQKRNPYLFELLLQTLQYMNEGRDLEILTCIYEVKMLSVMGIPPTLDRCAICNRTEGNFSFSVREAGFLCHRCEAADPHRIPLSAAAVRLLRLFYYIDISRLGTISVKERTKRELRTVISSYYDEYSGLSLKTKRFLKQIDELKVISSSGPNTGNRNENNENTSDH
- a CDS encoding YaiI/YqxD family protein, with the translated sequence MGPTVFVDADACPIKSEIFSIASQYNVPSVFISSYNHFSPLQQMKWVYVDAEKEAVDLYILNHAASGDVVVTQDIGLASMLVNRGVHVISPRGKVYKEEEMENALHHRYLHAKMRKQGVYPKGMKQFSDRDRRLFRQNFEKILSKLKGK
- a CDS encoding cytidine deaminase; protein product: MLKMNELIEEAKKAREYAYVPYSKFKVGAALLTKDGKVYRGCNIENAAYSMCNCAERTALFKAYSEGDKEFAALAVIADTPRPVPPCGACRQVISELCPSDMKVILANLNGDIMELTVKELLPQAFSAEDMYE